In one window of Arachis ipaensis cultivar K30076 chromosome B06, Araip1.1, whole genome shotgun sequence DNA:
- the LOC107647378 gene encoding serine/threonine-protein phosphatase 7 long form homolog, translated as MGDDPGRLYRLDGVAHIAGVINDEPQRCISSVRQQQGMWLDERYVPYLQMAGLYHLARLNDRWFRLDEPLVSAFIERWRPETHTFHMPFGECTITLQDVAYQLGLPVDGHYLFADKSGNRIHIRWLPFVARLDEMGGYSWGSAALAWLYRCMCRVANRHVVKLAGPLQLLQSWIFWRFPSFRPSRYDAFSWPLASRWSGYNPGISNKGPRVQMARLKLDLLQPRDFIWMPYSALDVIQIVHPEVLEPRHTMLWRCVTSLIYFAVVEWHQVDRVLPQFGGVQPPPRPALNIDFLMSKDGRGGDCWFPAQLADWHLHWQERADHILQFDVVADPGPSHEFLTWWHQHGKRFLSPEMYLGDPRGLPIPGEATQRGPGRVPEMDLVHDVPDRRHVERRARVGTRRSQREHAWLDDGMDEVEDAGRGRGRRRGGGRRRRGVDARDDIHHPVRDAAGRGEAVGVDRPQQGGHDGEWYGSGMGDPSTHTDAGPGCGPLGDYFVGVPGDDQALQDSTPWVSPNSMFPDFIASDGLVAEFGRPHFLEDIRTIMQEDDASRGWHQTTGTQAPLDVDLNEPATVPPVQTFALGGTPTSAHTLGSHSVAGPSSSRPVHVPPRPPTADVSEDDSDSIEDEEPLIRRGHRTRVPRRCFTGSHLFR; from the exons ATGGGAGACGATCCGGGGAGGCTTTACCGTCTGGATGGAGTTGCTCATATCGCCGGGgtgatcaacgacgag CCTCAGCGTTGCATATCCAGCGTTAGGCAGCAGCAGGGGATGTGGCTTGATGAGAGGTACGTTCCGTATCTTCAGATGGCCGGCTTGTACCATCTAGCGAGGTTGAACGACAGATGGTTCCGACTAGACGAGCCTTTAGTCAGTGCATTCATCGAGAGATGGCGTCCAGAGACGCATACCTTCCACATGCCGTTTGGAGAGTGCACCATCACCCTTCAGGACGTCGCATACCAGCTGGGGTTGCCGGTGGACGGTCATTAC ctgtttgccgacaagtccggcaaTCGTATACACATCAGATGGCTACCCTTTGTTGCTAGACTCGATGAGATGGGTGGCTACAGTTGGGGGTCGGCGGCGCTCGCATGGTTGTACCGATGCATGTGCAGAGTCGCTAACAGACATGTTGTGAAGTTAGCTGGGCCGCTACAGTTACTGCAGTCTTGGATCTTTTGGAGGTTTCCTTCCTTTAGGCCCTCCCGGTATGATGCGTTTAGCTGGCCCCTTGCCTCGAG GTGGTCTGGTTACAATCCTGGGATTAGCAACAAGGGGCCTAGGGTTCAGATGGCTCGCCTGAAGCTCGACCTGTTACAGCCTCGGGAT TTCATATGGATGCCCTATAGCGCACTCGACGTCATCCAGATTGTCCATCCGGAGGTATTGGAGCCTCGGCATACGATGTTATGGCGGTGTGTGACGTCCTTGATATATTTTGCGGTTGTTGAGTGGCATCAGGTTGATAGAGTGCTACCGCAGTTTGGCGGCGTACAGCCCCCACCGCGTCCCGCCCTGAACATAGACTTCTTGATGTCGAAGGACGGGAGAGGAGGTGACTGTTGGTTCCCGGCGCAGCTAGCTGATTGGCATCTTCACTGGCAGGAGCGTGCGGATCACATTTTACAGTTCGACGTTGTGGCCGACCCCGGCCCCTCGCATGAGTTCTTGACATGGTGGCATCAGCATGGAAAGAGATTCCTGTCGCCAGAGATGTACTTGGGCGATCCACGAGGTCTTCCTATTCCGGGTGAGGCGACTCAGAGGGGTCCAGGCCGAGTTCCTGAGATGGACCTAGTCCACGATGTTCCTGACAGACGTCATGTTGAGAGGCGAGCTCGAGTCGGCACACGTCGTAGCCAGCGAGAGCATGCCTGGCTCGATGATGGCATGGATGAGGTTGAGGACGCAGGTAGGGGTCGAGGGAGACGACGTGGTGGTGGACGTAGGAGGAGGGGAGTTGATGCTAGAGATGATATCCACCACCCTGTGAGAGATGCAGCTGGACGAGGTGAGGCTGTCGGGGTTGACAGGCCCCAGCAGGGGGGGCATGATGGTGAGTGGTATGGATCTGGTATGGGAGATCCGTCGACGCACACTGACGCTGGGCCTGGATGTGGACCACTTGGAGATTATTTCGTTGGTGTCCCCGGTGATGATCAGGCACTTCAGGACAGTACTCCATGGGTCAGTCCGAACTCTATGTTTCCAGACTTCATTGCTAGTGACGGTTTAGTGGCGGAGTTCGGTAGACCACATTTCCTTGAGGATATCCGTACCATCATGCAGGAGGATGATGCTTCACGAGGGTGGCATCAGACGACAGGGACACAGGCACCTTTAGATGTAGATCTGAACGAGCCTGCCACGGTGCCTCCTGTGCAGACTTTTGCCTTGGGTGGGACGCCGACATCCGCACATACTCTGGGGTCACACTCAGTTGCCGGCCCGTCGTCATCCAGACCAGTACATGTTCCCCCTAGGCCGCCTACAGCGGATGTTTCGGAGGACGATTCCGACTCGATTGAGGATGAGGAGCCACTGATCCGGAGAGGTCATAGGACACGGGTTCCGCGCCGTTGTTTCACTGGTTCACACCTATTCCGATGA
- the LOC107604989 gene encoding glycerophosphodiester phosphodiesterase GDPD1, chloroplastic translates to MALKAVHVSDVPSLDHVTENASLTAYATRFSNVEMNRSELKMPKFVVVGHRGHGMNQLQSSDRRMRAIKENSIMSFNAAAAFPLDFIEFDVQVTKDDYPVIFHDDFIFSEENGNVFQTRMTDLTLSEFLSYGPQREAGKEGKKLLRKTKEGNILKWDVEKDDPLCTLEEAFVNVEPSIGFNVELKFDDHIVYQQDHLVHVLQAVLKIVFEYAKDRPIIFSTFQPDAAILVRKLQSTYPVFFLTNGGCEIYEDVRRNSLEEALKLCLENDLQGIVSEIKGVFRNPGVVSKIKESSLCLLTYGKLNNVPEAVYMQHLMGIDGVIVDLVKEITEAVANMIKPVSNNAVGGEEGLAEIEGMGKLQVKSNPKFSQEEMSFLFKLIPQLLQI, encoded by the exons ATGGCTCTCAAGGCCGTTCACGTCTCCGACGTCCCTTCCCTCGATCACGTCACAGAGAATGCCTCTTTGACCGCCTACGCCACCCGCTTCTCCAACG TGGAGATGAATCGGAGTGAGTTGAAGATGCCGAAGTTTGTGGTGGTAGGGCACAGGGGACACGGCATGAACCAGTTGCAGTCGTCGGATCGGAGAATGAGAGCCATCAAGGAGAACTCAATCATGTCCTTCAACGCCGCTGCTGCTTTCCCTCTCGATTTCATCGAATTCGACGTTCAG GTGACAAAAGATGACTACCCGGTCATTTTCCACGACGACTTCATCTTCTCCGAAGAGAAC GGTAATGTGTTTCAGACGAGAATGACGGATCTAACCCTCTCTGAGTTCCTTTCGTACGGTCCTCAGAGAGAGGCTGGAAAGGAAGGGAAAAAGTTGCTGAGGAAAACAAAGGAGGGTAATATACTCAAGTGGGACGTTGAAAAGGATGACCCACTCTGCACTCTCGAGGAAGCTTTTGTCAACGTTGAACCCTCTATAGGTTTCAACGTTGAGCTTAAGTTCGATGACCACATTGTTTACCAGCAAGATCATCTTGTCCATGTTCTTCAGGCTGTCTTGAAG ATTGTGTTTGAATATGCCAAGGACAGGCCTATCATATTCTCTACTTTTCAGCCAGATGCTGCAATACTTGTTCGTAAATTGCAAAGCACCTACCCT GTATTCTTCTTGACTAACGGAGGATGTGAAATCTATGAGGATGTGAGAAGGAATTCTTTAGAGGAGGCCCTGAAGCTCTGCTTGGAGAATGATTTGCAAGGAATTGTCTCTGAGATCAAAGGAGTTTTCAGGAACCCCGGAGTTGTAAGCAAGATCAAGGAGTCCTCGCTTTGCCTTCTTACTTACGGAAAACTAAA CAATGTTCCTGAGGCAGTGTACATGCAACATCTTATGGGAATTGATGGGGTGATTGTTGATCTGGTGAAAGAAATAACAGAGGCCGTTGCGAATATGATAAAGCCAGTGAGCAACAATGCGGTGGGTGGCGAAGAGGGCTTGGCTGAAATAGAAGGGATGGGGAAGTTGCAGGTGAAGTCAAATCCTAAATTCTCGCAGGAGGAAATGTCTTTTCTCTTCAAGCTGATTCCACAGTTGTTGCAGATTTGA